A window of Shewanella mesophila contains these coding sequences:
- a CDS encoding ABC transporter permease, whose amino-acid sequence MIIKLAWRNLWRNKIRTTTMVCAMVFGLMGVVAMMGFMSGMYGNMIDNAIAWQVSHVQIQNQRYLDDQDINETLINPQPLIEALRTMPGVKAFSARFLVDGMIASARANRGIRINGVDSDAEAKVTPIAGSIIQGRWLLQEGRNPIVVSQKTAERLRLKLGSKVVLTFSNAHKDVTGAAFRVAGIFSSPSSGFDEANSYVRRSDLAKLAGVEGIHEIAVVLNESNNLDNRSALELAGQLSQLSDTGNRVRDWQQVQPLLATIISQMGATNAVILAIFVSAMGLGIVNVMLMSVFERTRELGVLMAIGMAKRQVFTLILLESTLLGITGATIGSLASLLLVTLLAQTGIPLGNMAQGLGAFGVDTTLYPSVSSNEYAAAFVTVILVSILASLYPARQILKQRPVDAMSQKH is encoded by the coding sequence ATGATCATTAAGCTGGCGTGGCGAAACCTGTGGCGTAATAAAATCCGCACCACAACCATGGTATGCGCCATGGTATTTGGTCTGATGGGCGTGGTGGCGATGATGGGGTTTATGTCAGGCATGTATGGCAACATGATTGATAATGCCATTGCGTGGCAAGTTAGCCATGTTCAGATCCAAAACCAGCGCTACCTCGATGATCAAGATATCAATGAAACCTTAATTAACCCGCAGCCATTAATTGAGGCGCTGCGCACAATGCCCGGGGTTAAGGCGTTTTCTGCGCGATTTCTAGTAGACGGCATGATTGCTTCCGCGCGAGCCAATCGCGGTATACGCATCAATGGTGTCGACAGCGATGCCGAAGCGAAGGTGACGCCAATAGCTGGCAGTATTATCCAGGGCCGTTGGCTGCTACAAGAGGGGCGTAATCCCATCGTTGTATCGCAAAAGACAGCCGAACGTCTGCGGCTTAAGTTGGGGTCAAAGGTGGTGCTCACTTTCAGTAATGCCCATAAAGATGTTACTGGTGCAGCTTTTCGTGTTGCTGGTATTTTTAGTTCGCCTTCTAGTGGCTTCGATGAGGCGAACAGTTATGTGCGCCGCAGTGATTTGGCTAAGCTTGCTGGAGTCGAGGGGATTCATGAAATCGCCGTCGTGCTCAATGAATCAAATAATTTGGACAATCGCTCGGCACTGGAGCTAGCTGGGCAACTAAGTCAGTTGAGCGATACGGGCAATCGCGTGCGAGACTGGCAGCAAGTCCAGCCACTATTGGCGACAATCATTTCACAGATGGGTGCAACCAATGCGGTGATATTGGCCATTTTTGTTTCGGCAATGGGCTTAGGTATTGTCAATGTCATGCTGATGTCGGTGTTTGAACGTACCAGAGAATTGGGGGTGTTAATGGCAATTGGCATGGCAAAGCGTCAAGTGTTCACGCTTATTTTACTGGAGTCGACGCTACTGGGGATAACGGGCGCAACCATTGGATCGCTGGCCAGTTTACTGCTGGTTACGCTGCTGGCGCAAACGGGTATTCCTTTGGGCAATATGGCACAAGGGTTAGGTGCATTTGGCGTCGATACCACCCTTTATCCAAGCGTCAGCTCTAATGAGTACGCCGCAGCTTTTGTCACCGTGATCTTGGTGAGTATTCTGGCATCACTCTATCCCGCGCGGCAGATTTTAAAACAACGGCCGGTAGATGCTATGTCACAGAAGCATTAA
- a CDS encoding ABC transporter permease, with protein sequence MLVKLAWRNLWRQKRRTLLTALSLALALFLSLFMRSMQEGSYQHNIDNSARFSTGLVQLSHPDFAQSQSIEDLLPQTDHFISPAMTLPHVSYLLPRIESFALASAGERSKGVMVIGVLPEQEDEYSGIASKLVAGEFITHDDQSVLIGEGLAQTLALSVGDEIVLYGQGYRGQTAAGLYRVKGVLHFPLAALDKQLVYLPLPLAQTLYSTGAQVTTWVLHSDELSRIPALKAELQQLYGQDVNVRDWQELAPEMAQQITMDKAGGVFMMYLLYGIVGFGLFATILMMTLERQREFGVMLATGLQRHKLMQLIIIESCFISLLGVIIGLAVSFPVVGYFYYHPIQLSGDTAEMMLEMGWEPIIPMLISIRLVVDQVTIVLMLMSICLLYPLWRAYHLSLVSALKGGEL encoded by the coding sequence ATGTTGGTGAAACTCGCGTGGCGAAATCTTTGGCGACAAAAACGACGGACGCTACTAACCGCGTTGTCCTTGGCGTTAGCACTGTTTTTGTCACTCTTTATGCGCAGTATGCAGGAGGGGAGTTACCAACATAATATTGATAATAGTGCACGTTTCTCTACAGGATTGGTGCAACTCTCGCACCCTGACTTTGCTCAGAGTCAAAGCATAGAAGATCTACTTCCTCAAACTGACCACTTTATTTCGCCCGCAATGACCTTGCCACATGTGAGCTATCTGCTGCCGCGTATTGAATCATTTGCACTGGCATCGGCTGGTGAGCGCTCCAAAGGGGTTATGGTGATTGGCGTATTGCCAGAGCAGGAGGATGAATACTCGGGCATTGCCAGTAAGTTGGTGGCTGGTGAATTTATTACACATGATGATCAGTCGGTGCTGATTGGTGAAGGGCTTGCGCAAACCTTAGCGCTGAGCGTGGGCGATGAGATAGTACTTTATGGTCAAGGCTACCGCGGACAAACCGCCGCGGGGTTGTATCGGGTAAAAGGCGTGCTGCATTTTCCGCTGGCCGCGCTTGATAAACAGCTCGTTTACCTCCCGTTACCGCTGGCGCAAACGCTCTATTCTACTGGGGCGCAGGTTACCACTTGGGTATTGCACAGTGATGAATTGTCACGGATCCCCGCCTTAAAGGCTGAGCTTCAGCAACTGTACGGTCAGGATGTGAATGTTCGAGATTGGCAAGAGCTCGCGCCTGAGATGGCCCAACAGATCACCATGGATAAAGCGGGTGGCGTGTTTATGATGTACCTCCTCTATGGCATTGTTGGTTTTGGACTGTTTGCGACAATTTTAATGATGACCTTGGAGCGACAGCGTGAATTTGGCGTGATGTTGGCTACAGGTCTACAGCGGCATAAGTTAATGCAGCTCATTATTATAGAGTCCTGCTTTATTTCGCTGTTGGGTGTCATCATAGGTTTAGCGGTGAGTTTCCCTGTTGTTGGCTATTTCTATTATCACCCCATTCAATTGTCGGGCGACACGGCCGAGATGATGCTGGAGATGGGCTGGGAGCCCATTATTCCTATGTTGATCTCGATCAGGCTTGTGGTCGATCAGGTGACAATCGTGCTCATGCTCATGAGTATCTGCCTGCTCTATCCGTTATGGCGAGCCTATCATTTGTCTCTAGTGTCGGCACTGAAGGGGGGGGAGTTATGA
- a CDS encoding ABC transporter ATP-binding protein, whose protein sequence is MSIEISQLSKVYNPDSDFPVHAVKALDLSIKQGEFVAVMGPSGSGKTTLLNMIGGIDSPSSGAVYIDGDDICQLDDKALIAFRRDHVGFIFQDYSLLPVLTALENVEFVMQLQGHCEQACRQRATELLKQVGLGDHLHKVPAKLSGGQQQRVAVARALAPRPRFVMADEPTANLDAKSTSELLDIMQQLNEIEGTTFIFSTHDQRVIKRAKRVIVFEDGQLVEDKLQ, encoded by the coding sequence ATGAGTATCGAGATTAGCCAGCTGAGCAAAGTGTACAATCCAGACAGCGACTTTCCAGTGCATGCCGTCAAAGCGTTAGACTTGAGCATAAAACAGGGAGAGTTTGTGGCTGTGATGGGGCCGTCAGGCTCAGGCAAGACCACTTTGCTTAACATGATTGGTGGAATAGACTCGCCAAGCTCGGGTGCAGTGTATATTGATGGTGATGATATTTGTCAGTTAGATGACAAGGCATTAATCGCCTTTCGTCGCGATCATGTTGGTTTTATTTTTCAAGATTACAGTTTGTTGCCAGTGCTGACGGCATTAGAGAATGTAGAGTTTGTGATGCAACTTCAGGGACACTGTGAGCAGGCTTGTCGGCAACGCGCCACCGAACTGTTGAAACAGGTCGGTTTGGGCGATCATCTACACAAAGTGCCCGCTAAGCTGTCGGGGGGGCAGCAGCAGCGAGTGGCCGTTGCCAGAGCCTTGGCCCCGCGGCCACGCTTTGTAATGGCCGATGAGCCAACCGCAAACTTAGATGCAAAAAGTACCAGTGAGCTGCTCGATATCATGCAACAGCTCAATGAGATAGAGGGAACGACATTTATTTTTTCAACACATGATCAACGCGTAATAAAGCGCGCTAAGCGGGTGATCGTGTTTGAGGATGGTCAACTTGTGGAGGATAAATTGCAGTGA
- a CDS encoding PA4780 family RIO1-like protein kinase, whose amino-acid sequence MKTPKRIQPLVDDGLVDEVISQLMSGKEATVYIVRCGTEIRCAKVYKEATKRSFKKAAQYQEGRKSRNSRRSRAMEKGSSYGREQQEQAWQNAEVDALYKCAAADIRVPTPFGCFDGVLLMELITDANGDVAPRLNDVMLTSEQAIADHDVMMGYITRMLCAGIVHGDLSEFNVLLDDNGPVIIDLPQAVDASANNNAKVMLERDVNNMTHYYSQFAPALAQTKYAKEMWALYEKAKLTPNTKLTGEFIEDTHSADVNSVLEEIQAALEEEQEKRERISEANEL is encoded by the coding sequence ATGAAAACGCCTAAACGTATACAACCACTGGTTGACGATGGTCTCGTCGATGAAGTGATTAGCCAATTAATGAGTGGTAAAGAAGCTACTGTCTACATCGTACGTTGTGGGACAGAGATCCGCTGTGCCAAAGTATATAAAGAAGCTACAAAAAGAAGCTTCAAAAAAGCAGCTCAATATCAAGAAGGTAGAAAGAGCCGAAATAGTCGTCGCAGCCGAGCGATGGAAAAAGGTTCAAGCTATGGTCGCGAACAACAGGAGCAAGCCTGGCAAAATGCCGAGGTCGATGCGCTTTATAAATGTGCCGCCGCCGATATTAGAGTCCCCACCCCATTTGGTTGTTTCGATGGCGTCTTGTTAATGGAGCTGATCACCGACGCTAACGGCGATGTGGCACCACGACTCAATGACGTTATGCTAACGTCAGAGCAAGCTATCGCCGATCACGATGTGATGATGGGATATATCACGCGTATGTTATGCGCGGGCATAGTCCATGGTGATCTGTCTGAATTTAACGTGTTACTCGACGATAACGGCCCAGTGATCATCGATCTCCCCCAAGCCGTCGATGCATCAGCCAACAACAATGCCAAAGTGATGCTCGAACGTGATGTGAATAATATGACCCACTACTATTCGCAGTTTGCACCAGCACTTGCGCAGACCAAATACGCTAAAGAGATGTGGGCGTTATACGAAAAAGCTAAACTCACCCCAAATACTAAGTTAACCGGTGAATTCATTGAAGATACTCACAGTGCCGATGTCAATTCGGTACTAGAAGAGATCCAAGCCGCGCTCGAAGAAGAGCAGGAAAAGCGCGAACGGATCAGCGAAGCTAACGAGCTATAA
- the queF gene encoding NADPH-dependent 7-cyano-7-deazaguanine reductase QueF (Catalyzes the NADPH-dependent reduction of 7-cyano-7-deazaguanine (preQ0) to 7-aminomethyl-7-deazaguanine (preQ1) in queuosine biosynthesis), whose translation MTPVHDPYSNAPALSELTLGKSTGYQAEYDASLLQGVPRKLNRDAIALSVELPFHGADIWTGYELSWLNAKGKPMVAIAEFILDYQSANLIESKSFKLYLNSYNQTRFESIELVQQTLAKDLSACAEGEVVVKIIEPKQFASQRVVELPGTCIDDLDIEVDNYEFTSDYLIDSTDDKSVVAETLTSNLLKSNCLITSQPDWGSVMIRYQGPKIDREKLLRYLISFRQHNEFHEQCVERIFVDLKQFCHCAKLTVYARYTRRGGLDINPYRSDFENPPESHRLARQ comes from the coding sequence ATGACACCAGTTCATGACCCATATAGTAACGCACCAGCCCTTTCAGAGTTAACCCTTGGCAAATCTACTGGTTATCAAGCTGAGTACGATGCATCCTTGCTACAAGGCGTACCGAGAAAATTAAATCGTGATGCGATTGCTTTATCCGTTGAACTGCCATTTCATGGGGCCGACATCTGGACGGGTTACGAGCTCTCTTGGCTAAATGCCAAAGGTAAGCCAATGGTCGCCATTGCCGAGTTCATTCTCGATTATCAAAGTGCCAACCTAATTGAATCTAAGTCATTTAAGCTCTATCTCAATAGTTACAACCAAACTCGCTTTGAGTCTATTGAACTGGTACAGCAAACCTTGGCCAAAGATCTGTCTGCATGCGCCGAAGGTGAAGTCGTAGTTAAGATCATTGAGCCCAAACAGTTTGCTTCTCAACGTGTCGTCGAGCTACCAGGTACCTGCATTGACGACCTCGATATTGAAGTTGATAACTATGAATTTACCAGCGACTACCTTATTGATAGCACAGATGACAAGAGTGTCGTCGCAGAAACCTTGACCTCAAACCTATTAAAATCTAACTGCTTAATCACCTCTCAGCCTGATTGGGGCAGCGTGATGATTCGTTATCAAGGTCCTAAAATCGATCGTGAAAAACTGCTGCGTTATCTGATCTCGTTCCGCCAGCACAATGAGTTTCACGAGCAATGCGTTGAACGGATCTTTGTCGACCTCAAACAGTTTTGCCATTGCGCCAAGTTAACCGTCTATGCAAGATACACACGCCGTGGTGGCCTAGACATTAACCCATATCGCAGTGATTTTGAAAATCCGCCAGAAAGCCATCGTCTTGCTCGCCAATAA
- a CDS encoding outer membrane lipoprotein-sorting protein produces the protein MNRDSRKIVHVFVGLLLVVLAPLVSADEHVLDARDIVRQSDEQMRGASSYSVATMNIIRPDWTRSMTMKSWTKGQDLSLVLVTAPAKDKGSASLKRYKEMWNWIPSIERVIKIAPSMLSQSWMGSDFTNDDLINQSSIVVDYDHQLMGQAAIDGDNSYIIDALAKPDAPVVWNKVRLWISTTSFLQRRVEFYDEFDELVNILETSQIQELGGRMLATKMAMYPVDKPGQRTELITHEAQFDFDIEDSFFSQQQMKALRD, from the coding sequence ATGAATAGGGATTCAAGGAAGATAGTTCATGTTTTTGTTGGGTTATTATTGGTGGTGCTAGCGCCGCTGGTGAGTGCGGATGAGCATGTATTAGATGCTCGTGATATTGTACGTCAGTCGGATGAACAGATGCGAGGAGCCTCCAGCTATAGCGTGGCGACGATGAACATTATCCGCCCTGATTGGACACGTTCCATGACCATGAAAAGTTGGACTAAAGGGCAAGACCTTTCACTGGTTTTGGTGACCGCTCCAGCAAAAGATAAAGGCAGCGCTTCACTCAAGCGTTATAAAGAGATGTGGAACTGGATCCCATCGATTGAGCGCGTCATTAAGATCGCCCCCTCAATGTTGAGTCAATCATGGATGGGCTCAGACTTCACTAATGATGACCTCATCAACCAATCTTCTATTGTTGTCGATTATGACCATCAGCTGATGGGGCAAGCGGCTATCGATGGTGATAACAGTTACATTATTGATGCGCTGGCAAAGCCCGATGCGCCAGTGGTGTGGAATAAGGTGCGTTTATGGATCTCCACAACCAGCTTTTTGCAACGACGTGTCGAGTTTTATGATGAGTTTGATGAGCTGGTTAATATCTTAGAAACCTCCCAAATCCAGGAGCTTGGTGGCCGTATGTTAGCCACCAAAATGGCGATGTACCCCGTCGATAAACCGGGTCAAAGAACCGAACTCATTACCCATGAAGCTCAGTTTGATTTCGATATTGAAGACAGTTTTTTTTCACAGCAGCAGATGAAAGCGTTACGGGATTAA
- a CDS encoding GGDEF domain-containing protein, producing the protein MTSNYSHLIHIRDHSELVLYELIPDVVWIFDLDKHGWWWGNSAALRFWGLEQLTQLIDKDLSGDTQGAKDRTAQTFELAAQNGLTVDPWTTYPNGKPKTLYMRHRAVLVGPNKHRAIIAYVNEEVNLGDTPENLLLVEAMRYTSVLVTSFTFEGEPIVENPAATQAYKHLSRTDLVDNHSFFSSRFLDPSEGKRVLETAIAQKGGQWTCEVMTSAGIRKHTLDLRITRHPLTGDFLLLMSEYDVSPLHAALDQARQAQEQLRQLAHYDAVTGIPSLHYLLAKEAELVETAKSNESLLAVLYLDLDGFKQVNDNFGHEAGNQVLTNIANRLSVIAQGKGQVVRIGGDEFILWLDGINQRQEICRIAEEIVAKVQQPIALADALDPVVMSVSVGIAYYPDHGDSLEALIQAADNAMYQVKHQGKCAAREA; encoded by the coding sequence ATGACCTCAAACTATTCCCATTTAATTCATATCCGTGATCACTCTGAGTTAGTGTTATACGAGCTCATTCCTGATGTCGTGTGGATATTTGATTTAGATAAACATGGTTGGTGGTGGGGAAATTCTGCCGCATTACGCTTTTGGGGGCTTGAGCAATTAACGCAGCTGATAGATAAGGATCTCTCTGGGGATACCCAAGGAGCGAAAGATCGCACTGCACAAACTTTTGAGTTGGCGGCTCAAAACGGTTTAACGGTCGATCCATGGACCACTTATCCAAATGGCAAGCCTAAAACACTCTATATGCGTCATCGCGCTGTGTTGGTGGGGCCCAATAAACATCGCGCCATCATTGCCTACGTGAATGAAGAGGTAAACCTCGGTGACACGCCTGAAAATCTGCTGTTAGTGGAGGCGATGCGCTATACCAGTGTGCTAGTGACCAGTTTTACGTTTGAGGGTGAGCCGATAGTCGAAAACCCAGCGGCGACCCAAGCCTATAAGCATTTGTCTCGAACAGACTTAGTTGATAACCATAGTTTCTTTTCTAGCCGCTTTCTTGACCCAAGTGAAGGAAAACGGGTATTGGAGACCGCTATCGCGCAAAAAGGCGGCCAATGGACCTGTGAGGTGATGACATCCGCTGGCATACGTAAACATACGTTAGATTTGCGTATCACTCGCCATCCATTAACAGGAGATTTTCTGTTGTTGATGTCCGAATATGATGTATCGCCCCTGCATGCAGCGCTTGACCAAGCACGGCAGGCGCAAGAGCAATTACGTCAGCTAGCACACTATGATGCGGTAACTGGCATCCCATCCTTGCACTATCTGTTGGCTAAGGAAGCTGAATTGGTTGAGACGGCAAAGAGCAACGAGTCGTTATTGGCTGTTTTATATCTTGATTTAGATGGATTTAAGCAAGTGAATGATAATTTTGGCCATGAGGCGGGCAATCAGGTGTTAACCAATATAGCCAATAGACTCAGTGTTATCGCACAGGGGAAAGGCCAAGTGGTGCGGATTGGTGGTGATGAGTTTATCCTGTGGTTAGATGGCATAAACCAGCGCCAAGAGATCTGCCGTATAGCAGAGGAGATAGTGGCTAAGGTTCAGCAACCTATAGCGCTAGCTGACGCTTTAGATCCTGTCGTGATGAGCGTTAGTGTCGGTATTGCTTATTACCCTGATCATGGGGATAGTTTAGAAGCCTTAATTCAGGCTGCTGACAATGCCATGTATCAAGTTAAGCATCAGGGCAAATGTGCGGCGCGAGAGGCCTAA
- a CDS encoding protein tyrosine phosphatase family protein, which translates to MRPLIDLNKRLTWFVIRVAILMSSAMSAHAAITPTSLSDIKAIKLNSDTIITSGLPTTEQFDVLKQAGIDLVINLIPNDNPNGHKNEAELVAKAQMQYAHISVDWQRPTLADVEQFFTIMDANKDKDILIHCAANYRASAFYYLYESTQLTHTDNQAITMSPWGDLKSSLAEYPQWQALIEAVKHKYAH; encoded by the coding sequence ATGCGCCCACTCATCGATTTAAACAAGAGATTAACCTGGTTTGTCATCCGCGTAGCCATACTCATGAGTAGTGCTATGTCTGCTCATGCAGCAATCACACCGACCAGTTTGTCCGATATTAAGGCGATAAAACTTAACAGTGATACCATTATCACCTCGGGACTTCCAACCACTGAGCAGTTTGATGTGCTAAAACAAGCTGGCATCGATTTAGTCATTAATCTCATTCCAAATGACAATCCTAATGGACATAAAAATGAGGCCGAGCTGGTGGCTAAAGCACAGATGCAATACGCACATATTTCAGTGGACTGGCAGCGACCCACGCTAGCGGATGTTGAGCAGTTTTTCACCATTATGGATGCCAATAAAGATAAGGATATTTTGATCCATTGCGCTGCAAACTACCGAGCATCGGCATTTTATTATCTCTATGAATCAACTCAATTAACTCATACAGACAATCAAGCTATCACTATGTCACCTTGGGGCGATCTTAAAAGCAGCTTGGCAGAATACCCACAATGGCAAGCCTTGATCGAAGCGGTTAAACATAAATACGCCCACTAA
- a CDS encoding 4'-phosphopantetheinyl transferase superfamily protein, with the protein MTQLADEVSSDISVYFCPLVDDGLPVADRARLESWLPEDELAKVKRYTRKEAREKGLLVRGYLRTLLTTYAAGVGLEITPSQWRFVYGDKGKPRLTADQFQCTQIAFNISHSGDYLMVSITHGAPEIELGADIERLRASTNIYPILNHYFTEQERDALLALPKAEQRERFFNLWALKESYIKAKGLGLALSLKSFGFCFDSAIRQTMMIDGLGEIEARQAIGLVLHQESMLSSDSWSVTLAHIDATYRFAVCINRPSQRLHGTLITMRELLQRW; encoded by the coding sequence TTGACTCAGCTTGCAGACGAGGTTTCTAGCGATATCTCTGTATATTTTTGTCCCTTAGTCGATGACGGCTTGCCTGTTGCCGATCGTGCTCGTTTGGAGAGTTGGTTACCTGAAGATGAGCTTGCCAAGGTCAAGCGCTATACGCGTAAAGAGGCAAGGGAAAAAGGTCTGCTGGTGCGCGGCTATTTACGTACTTTACTAACGACCTATGCAGCGGGAGTAGGGCTTGAAATAACCCCGAGCCAATGGCGATTTGTCTATGGTGATAAAGGCAAACCTAGGTTAACGGCTGACCAGTTTCAGTGCACGCAAATAGCATTTAATATTAGCCATAGTGGCGACTATCTTATGGTATCCATCACCCATGGTGCCCCTGAGATCGAGCTAGGCGCCGATATTGAGCGGCTGCGAGCAAGCACCAATATTTACCCCATTTTAAATCACTATTTTACTGAGCAAGAGCGCGATGCCTTGCTGGCACTGCCAAAGGCTGAGCAGCGCGAGCGCTTTTTCAATCTATGGGCCTTAAAGGAGTCTTACATAAAAGCCAAGGGGTTAGGGTTAGCCTTGTCGCTAAAGTCTTTTGGCTTCTGTTTTGACAGTGCAATCCGCCAGACTATGATGATTGATGGTTTAGGCGAGATAGAGGCTCGTCAGGCAATAGGTTTAGTGTTGCATCAAGAGAGCATGCTGAGCAGCGATAGTTGGAGTGTGACACTGGCGCATATTGATGCAACTTATCGCTTTGCTGTGTGTATCAATCGGCCATCACAAAGGCTACATGGCACACTGATCACCATGAGAGAGTTATTGCAACGCTGGTAA
- a CDS encoding RidA family protein: MKIERVNPTPRWSDATVFNGIAHFVEIAEDTTADMQGQVKQILAQAEATLTKVGSDRASVLSTTIYVTDFAHLAILNEQWDAWFPQGCAPSRACVKAELADPNYLVEMTFVAACKP, translated from the coding sequence ATGAAAATTGAACGTGTTAATCCGACGCCGCGCTGGTCAGATGCAACTGTTTTTAATGGGATTGCACACTTTGTCGAAATCGCCGAAGACACGACTGCTGATATGCAGGGTCAAGTTAAGCAGATTTTAGCGCAAGCCGAAGCGACACTGACCAAGGTTGGCAGTGATAGAGCCTCTGTGTTGTCTACCACCATTTATGTTACAGACTTTGCTCACTTGGCGATTTTGAACGAACAGTGGGATGCGTGGTTTCCCCAAGGCTGCGCGCCGAGTCGTGCATGTGTTAAAGCCGAACTCGCCGATCCTAACTATTTGGTTGAGATGACTTTTGTGGCGGCCTGTAAACCTTAA